A portion of the Streptomyces sp. YPW6 genome contains these proteins:
- the sufC gene encoding Fe-S cluster assembly ATPase SufC, which translates to MATLEIRDLHVTVEADNATKEILKGVDLTVKQGETHAIMGPNGSGKSTLAYSLAGHPKYTITGGSVTLDGEDVLEMSVDERARAGLFLAMQYPVEIPGVSVSNFLRTSATAVRGEAPKLRTWVKEVKETMAELQMDPAFAERNVNEGFSGGEKKRHEILQLELLKPKIAVLDETDSGLDVDALKTVSEGVNRVRSSGEVGTLLITHYTRILKYIQPDYVHVFAGGRIAASGGAELADQLENEGYEAYTKGGASA; encoded by the coding sequence AGGAGATCCTCAAGGGCGTCGACCTGACCGTGAAGCAGGGCGAGACCCACGCCATCATGGGCCCCAACGGGTCCGGCAAGTCCACCCTCGCGTACTCGCTCGCGGGTCACCCCAAGTACACGATCACCGGCGGTTCGGTCACCCTGGACGGCGAGGACGTCCTGGAGATGTCCGTCGACGAGCGGGCCCGCGCCGGCCTGTTCCTCGCCATGCAGTACCCGGTCGAGATCCCCGGTGTCTCGGTCTCCAACTTCCTGCGCACCTCCGCGACCGCCGTCCGCGGCGAGGCCCCCAAGCTGCGGACGTGGGTCAAGGAGGTCAAGGAGACGATGGCCGAGCTCCAGATGGACCCGGCCTTCGCCGAGCGCAACGTCAACGAGGGCTTCTCCGGTGGTGAGAAGAAGCGCCACGAGATCCTCCAGCTGGAGCTCCTCAAGCCGAAGATCGCCGTCCTGGACGAGACCGACTCCGGCCTGGACGTCGACGCGCTCAAGACCGTCTCCGAGGGCGTCAACCGGGTCCGCTCGTCCGGCGAGGTCGGCACCCTGCTGATCACCCACTACACCCGCATCCTCAAGTACATCCAGCCCGACTACGTCCACGTCTTCGCGGGCGGCCGGATCGCGGCCTCCGGCGGGGCCGAGCTGGCCGACCAGCTGGAGAACGAGGGCTACGAGGCCTACACGAAGGGTGGCGCTTCCGCGTGA